One genomic window of Garra rufa chromosome 2, GarRuf1.0, whole genome shotgun sequence includes the following:
- the cyp1b1 gene encoding cytochrome P450 1B1 has translation MMNFPAVMSDLIQLSARSVLLSLLVCLMLMFRRRSGRRQLPGPFSWPVIGNAAQLGTSPHFYFTRMAQKYGDVFQIKLGSQNVVVLNGDAIKEALIKKAVDFAGRPDFASFRVVSNGKSMAFGNYSQWWKLHRKIAHSTVRNFSTANIHTKQTFEKHIVCEIGELIRLFLAKTREQQYFEPHQYLVVSVANTMSAVCFGNRYSYDDKEFQQVVGRNDQFTKTVGAGSIVDVMPWLQYFPNPIKTLFDQFKLLNKEFSEFIESKVAEHRRTLLRSLVRDMTDAFIVALDKGLSGGPGVFLDKEYVPPTISDIFGASQDTLSTALQWIILLLVRHPEVQKRLQEDVDRVADRSRLPTIEDQPHLPYVMAFIYEVMRFTSFVPVTIPHSTTTDTSINGYPIPKDTIIFVNQWSLNHDPTKWDEPEVFNPQRFLDEDGALNKDQTTNVLIFSVGKRRCIGEDVSKILLFLFTSLLAHHCSFRAETTPSMDYQYGLTLKPRSFKVSVTLRDSAELLESLAETSQTPTQKRERPQD, from the exons ATGATGAATTTCCCGGCGGTTATGAGCGATTTAATTCAGCTCTCTGCGCGGAGCGTTTTACTCTCGCTGCTGGTGTGTTTAATGCTCATGTTCCGGCGTCGATCCGGTCGGCGACAGTTACCGGGTCCGTTCTCGTGGCCGGTCATCGGCAACGCCGCTCAACTAGGTACCTCACCTCATTTTTACTTCACCCGGATGGCTCAGAAATACGGCGACGTGTTCCAGATCAAACTGGGCAGCCAGAACGTGGTGGTCCTGAACGGAGACGCAATTAAAGAGGCGCTAATTAAAAAAGCCGTCGATTTCGCCGGCAGACCGGATTTCGCTTCATTCCGGGTCGTGTCCAATGGGAAAAGCATGGCGTTCGGCAACTACAGCCAGTGGTGGAAACTGCATCGCAAGATCGCCCACAGCACCGTGAGAAATTTCTCCACAGCCAACATTCACACCAAGCAGACGTTTGAGAAGCACATCGTGTGCGAGATCGGAGAGCTCATCCGTTTGTTTCTGGCTAAAACCCGCGAGCAGCAGTACTTCGAACCTCACCAGTATTTGGTGGTTTCCGTGGCGAACACCATGAGCGCCGTTTGCTTCGGGAACCGGTACTCGTACGATGATAAGGAGTTCCAGCAGGTGGTGGGCAGAAATGATCAGTTCACCAAGACTGTCGGAGCTGGAAGTATCGTGGATGTGATGCCCTGGCTGCAGTACTTCCCAAACCCAATCAAAACTCTCTTTGACCAATTTAAACTGCTCAACAAGGAGTTCAGCGAGTTTATTGAATCTAAAGTAGCGGAGCACCGCAGGACTCTTTTAAGGAGCCTCGTCCGTGACATGACTGACGCCTTCATCGTTGCGCTGGATAAAGGGCTGTCAGGTGGGCCGGGGGTCTTTCTGGATAAAGAATACGTGCCACCGACCATCTCAGACATTTTTGGGGCCAGTCAAGACACTCTATCTACGGCTCTACAGTGGATTATTCTGTTACTAGTCAG GCATCCAGAAGTCCAGAAACGTCTTCAGGAAGACGTCGACAGAGTAGCGGATCGCAGCCGCCTTCCAACCATCGAAGACCAGCCTCATCTTCCATACGTCATGGCCTTCATCTACGAAGTCATGCGTTTCACCTCATTCGTCCCTGTAACGATTCCCCACAGCACAACCACGGACACGTCCATCAACGGTTATCCCATTCCTAAAGATACCATCATTTTCGTCAACCAGTGGTCTCTGAACCACGACCCGACCAAATGGGACGAACCAGAGGTATTCAACCCACAGCGCTTCCTGGATGAGGATGGAGCTCTCAACAAAGACCAAACCACCAACGTGCTGATCTTCTCCGTGGGGAAGCGCAGATGCATTGGAGAAGACGTGTCAAAGATTCTGCTTTTCCTCTTCACCTCCTTGCTGGCCCATCACTGTAGCTTTAGAGCAGAAACAACTCCTAGCATGGACTATCAGTATGGGCTCACGCTTAAACCCAGATCCTTTAAGGTGTCCGTCACACTCCGTGACAGCGCAGAACTGCTGGAGAGCTTGGCAGAAACGTCTCAGACTCCTACACAAAAGAGAGAGAGACCTCAAGACTGA